One Onthophagus taurus isolate NC chromosome 11, IU_Otau_3.0, whole genome shotgun sequence genomic window carries:
- the LOC139431842 gene encoding uncharacterized protein: MDFVDDACVALLAVRHLRKKRRQRRYSVHPINRNRFTNGQFHTLHITLRENEDKFFAYYRMTPSTFDTLCNNVKNTVSKKNWNIMQRITVQERVAITLRFLATGNSFRSLAFEYRVGVSTVSNIIRETCCAVWNTKVNEFLAEPTEEQWKKISDDFFRNSNFPNCIGALDGKHIRIVKPPHSASLYYNYKHFFSIVLLGLVDSNYCFTAIDVGAYGKSGDSNVFKNSSLFKRIQSNTLNIPEDNIILQTKIKTPMVIVADDAFGCSKHVLRGYSRKNLSVRKRIFNYRLSRARRYVECAFGILANKWRIFHTAINLDPDFVTDVVKAACILHNFVIRKDNHGSHNNDEVQDFQFDNIEPIATGGGSNIALATREKFADYFVSSVGALSWQYDYI, translated from the exons ATGGATTTCGTTGATGATGCTTGTGTAGCATTACTAGCTGTCAGACatttaagaaagaaaagaagacAGAGGAGATATTCTGTTCATCCAATAAATAGAAATAGATTTACTAACGGACAGTTTCACACGTTACATATAACATTACGCGAGAATGAAGATAAGTTCTTTGCTTATTACCGTATGACACCTAGTacatttgatacattatgcaataatgttaaaaatacggtctcaaagaaaaattggaatattATGCAAAGAATAACTGTTCAAGAAAGGGTAGCAATAACACTCAG ATTCTTAGCAACGGGCAATTCCTTCAGATCATTGGCATTTGAGTATCGTGTTGGTGTATCAACTGTGTCCAATATTATTCGAGAAACATGTTGTGCTGTATGGAATACTAAGGTGAACGAGTTTTTAGCGGAACCCACAGAAGAACAGTGGAAAAAAATTTCAGACGATTTCTTCCGGAATAGCAATTTTCCAAATTGTATTGGAGCCCTCGATGGTAAACATATCAGAATTGTTAAACCACCACATAGTGCTTCTTTATACTacaattataaacattttttctctaTTGTGTTACTTGGTTTGGTAGATAGCAATTACTGCTTTACGGCCATTGATGTAGGTGCATATGGAAAAAGTGGAGATAGtaatgtattcaaaaattcttcGTTGTTTAAGAGAATACAAAGCAACACGTTAAACATTCCGGAAGATAACATTATACtccaaacaaaaataaaaacaccaATGGTGATTGTAGCAGATGATGCCTTCGGTTGTAGTAAACATGTTTTAAGAGGTTATAGCAGAAAAAATTTGAGCGTCAGAAAGAGAATATTCAATTACCGACTTTCGAGAGCAAGGCGTTATGTTGAATGTGCCTTTGGAATCCTTGCTAATAAGTGGAGAATTTTCCATACTGCAATAAATTTAGATCCCGACTTTGTTACAGATGTTGTTAAGGCAGCTTGTATACtacataattttgtaataagaaAAGATAATCATGGGTCGCACAACAATGACGAGGTACAAGATTTTCAATTCGATAATATTGAGCCTATTGCGACTGGAGGTGGTTCAAATATTGCATTAGCTACGAGGGAAAAATTTGCCGACTATTTTGTGTCCTCTGTAGGTGCACTTTCTTGGCAATAtgattacatttaa
- the LOC111418272 gene encoding uncharacterized protein: MESERENKRKRGSGRCRDENKTRKDSGKSFVTYKGVQKPAKVPPQNEVTCKCYFDCKTLRPERMRHLNEELYKQNTTVQGTYLMTLIHLAPVSRRRNGLYEDSSDSRRQHTVHYTVSNAKGEMIRICKTTFMNIFSVTKKRLECLIKKKKLGHTTYTDKRTSNKPKKFNEQDTEMIKTHIRSVPRQESHYCRKKSSLAYLSPDLNIRRLYDAFRLQHPETKITMAYYRSVFKNKFPNLKFHLPRTDTCRVCDLLNCEVKAATASSNNAKVKLELHHRKVEAASQKMRQDLANSKLPGSSFSCVVMDLQQVLFVPSLTHSDMFYLSQLSCYNLGIYVSDINRSFMCTWHEGVAGRGSNEIASCLLSLLNKEDAVTKNELRIWTDNCAGQNRNKILILLYIFLVTHKVFNVIEHKFLVSGHSFMQCDRDFGLIEKRKRLSLPMVPKDLHDIIKTAKYNPPFQIIDMEEHVFLDLKKTADHLLDTKNLQISKLSEIRVHSGNPAIIEVKQTHSELENWKGFNVLIKHKTILDIKNAILDGLPSTNKISDNKKKSLKSMIGYLQNENHKQFYRQLLSLD; the protein is encoded by the exons ATGGAGTCCGAACGagaaaataaacgaaaacgaGGTAGTGGCAGATGTagagatgaaaataaaacaagaaaagattCAGGGAAAAGTTTTGTGACTTATAAAGGAGTTCAAAAGCCTGCTAAAGTTCCACCGCAAAATGAG GTAACATGTAAATGttactttgattgtaaaacATTACGTCCGGAGAGAATGAGACATCTAAATGAAGAATTGTATAAGCAAAATACAACCGTACAGGGTACATACCTTATGACTCTTATACATCTTGCACCAGTAAGTAGACGTAGAAATGGGTTATACGAGGATTCCAGTGATAGCCGTCGTCAACATACAGTGCATTATACTGTTTCGAATGCAAAAGGAGAAATGATCAGGATTTGTAAGACTACATTTATGAACATATTCTCAGTAACTAAAAAAAGGTTggaatgtttaattaaaaagaaaaaactagGACACACAACTTATACTGATAAACGAACTTCTAATAAACCTAAAAAGTTTAATGAGCAGGATACAgaaatgattaaaacacaCATTCGTTCAGTACCAAGGCAGGAAAGTCATTATTGCAGAAAAAAAAGTTCTCTTGCATATTTAAGCCCAGATCTTAATATTAGACGACTGTATGATGCATTTCGGCTTCAACATCCAGAAACTAAAATAACTATGGCTTATTATAGAtctgtatttaaaaacaaatttccaaACTTGAAATTTCATCTCCCCAGAACTGATACTTGTCGCGTTTGTGATCTTCTTAACTGTGAAGTAAAAGCAGCAACAGCTTCAAGCAATAATGCAAAAGTTAAACTTGAACTGCATCATCGTAAAGTTGAAGCGGCTTCTCAGAAGATGAGGCAGGACTTAGCTAATTCGAAGTTACCTGGTAGTTCTTTTTCCTGTGTGGTAATGGACTTACAACAA GTTCTGTTTGTGCCAAGTTTAACGCATAGCGACATGTTTTACCTCAGTCAGCTTAGCTGTTACAATCTTGGAATTTATGTGAGTGACATTAATCGATCATTCATGTGCACTTGGCATGAAGGGGTTGCAGGAAGGGGTAGTAACGAAATTGCATCTTGCCTTTTAAGCCTGTTAAATAAAGAAGACGCTGTTACTAAAAATGAACTACGAATTTGGACTGACAACTGTGCAGGacaaaatagaaacaaaattttaatattattgtataTCTTCCTGGTGACTCACAAAGTGTTTAATGTGATAGAGCATAAATTCTTAGTCAGTGGTCACAGTTTCATGCAGTGTGACCGCGACTTTGGTCTGAttgaaaaaaggaaaagacTTTCGCTACCCATGGTCCCTAAAGATCTACacgatattattaaaacagcGAAATACAATCCTCCGTTTCAAATAATAGATATGGAAGAGCACGTATTTCTTGATCTTAAAAAAACTGCTGACCATTTGCTTGatactaaaaatttacaaattagTAAGCTGAGTGAGATCAGAGTACATTCCGGTAACCCTGCAATAATAGAAGTAAAGCAAACCCATTCAGAATTAGAAAACTGGAAAGGATTCAATGTActaataaaacacaaaaccATTTTAGATATTAAGAATGCCATTTTAGACGGGCTTCCATCTACAAATAAGATATcagataataagaaaaaaagtttaaaatctaTGATCGGTTATCTGCAAAACGAaaatcataaacaattttacagGCAGTTACTATCTTTAGattga